GACGTCACCTCGGGCGGCACGTCGGCGGCCTCCTTGACCCGCCGCAGATAGCTGCGTGCCGTGCGGTATGAACCGAGGCGGAAATACAGCACCCCAAGCTCGAGCCGCACCCGGGGCAGGTTGGGGTTGACCAGCAGCATGCGCTCAAGGGCGCTGATCGCCGCCTCGTAGTTGCCGATCTTGATGGCCAGTTCGGCAAAACGGAAACTCTTGTCGAGATTTCCCGGGTCACGGAAGACCTCGTCGAAGGCCTTTTCGTATTGCGCTTCCAGCGCCGCCCGATCACCCTCGTCGTCGACCTGGGCCGATACAGGTGAGGCGCCGAGCACGATGGCCACCAACAATATCGCCAAGAACGTCCGATGGCAGCCAAACCGCCAAAACCTGTGCCAATTCCTGCGATTGCCCGCGCACCGCAACATGACGTCATGCTCCTTCGGAGCGTAACTATTGGCGCCCGCGCGCACCGGTACCGAGCGCCCATTGTGCAGCACTCGACAGTATCGGCAGTGGAAA
The Alphaproteobacteria bacterium genome window above contains:
- a CDS encoding tetratricopeptide repeat protein is translated as MAILLVAIVLGASPVSAQVDDEGDRAALEAQYEKAFDEVFRDPGNLDKSFRFAELAIKIGNYEAAISALERMLLVNPNLPRVRLELGVLYFRLGSYRTARSYLRRVKEAADVPPEVTSSDFSYNAYRELDVTLGYHENFMMPKPLWPVRSAPWIMSLTGGRG